Proteins from a single region of Streptomyces spectabilis:
- a CDS encoding protein kinase family protein produces MAERSTAAVDVADNSGDEPLTAKAEQSTADGVAQTRERDTADDSAAETKGPSSPPGATTPPELHSGHKLARRYRLEECVTRLDGFSSWRAVDEKLRRAVGVHVLPADHPRGRSVLAAARSAALLGDPRFVQVLDAVEENDLVYVVHEWLPDATELTALLAAGPLEAHDAYQLVSQVAQAMAAAHREGLAHLRLTPGAVLRTSSGQYRIRGLAVNAALRGITSEAPQRTDTEAIGALLYAALTQRWPYENDAHGLSGLPKGVGLIAPDQVRAGVHRGLSELSMRALANDGATASRQEPACTTPDDLAKAVGEMPRIRPPEPSFTAPPEYQRTTYQQGTYGRGAPPPGATQVIQPPPPPLQSRTGKALKWAVSALLIAALGLGSWQLADALMDHDNKSGDSGTSQTSEGGDKNKPKPGKPITIQNAQASGMGGEFKKSTEGGSELWRTATYNEGPNLAPYKPGAGIVYDLGSEKQLSDVSIKLLYSGDHTTISLHAADSMSPTGPAGSMKKIGSGEATGSSLKIKANSKVKTRYVLLWVTAVPSVPAEQYRGAGFRQGITGVQFKGLKG; encoded by the coding sequence GTGGCGGAACGGAGCACGGCTGCCGTCGACGTGGCAGACAACAGCGGCGACGAGCCGCTGACCGCGAAGGCGGAGCAGTCCACGGCCGACGGGGTGGCCCAGACCCGGGAGCGGGACACGGCGGACGACAGCGCGGCGGAGACGAAGGGGCCCTCGAGTCCGCCCGGGGCGACCACGCCCCCTGAACTGCACAGCGGCCACAAACTCGCCAGACGCTATCGCCTCGAGGAGTGCGTCACCCGTCTGGACGGTTTCAGCAGCTGGCGCGCGGTGGATGAGAAGCTCCGCCGGGCGGTGGGTGTGCACGTGCTGCCCGCGGACCATCCGCGCGGGCGCTCGGTGCTCGCCGCGGCCCGGTCCGCGGCCCTCCTCGGCGACCCGCGCTTCGTGCAGGTCCTGGACGCGGTCGAGGAGAACGACCTCGTCTACGTGGTCCACGAATGGCTACCGGACGCCACGGAGCTCACCGCTCTGCTGGCCGCCGGTCCGCTGGAGGCCCACGATGCCTACCAGCTCGTCAGCCAGGTCGCCCAGGCCATGGCGGCGGCGCACCGCGAGGGCCTCGCCCATCTGCGGCTGACCCCCGGCGCCGTGCTGCGCACCTCATCGGGCCAGTACCGCATCCGCGGCCTCGCCGTGAACGCCGCCCTGCGCGGCATCACCTCCGAGGCCCCGCAGCGCACCGACACGGAGGCCATCGGCGCCCTCCTGTACGCCGCCCTGACCCAGCGTTGGCCGTACGAGAACGACGCACACGGCCTGTCCGGGCTGCCCAAGGGCGTCGGCCTCATCGCCCCCGACCAGGTCCGCGCGGGTGTGCACCGGGGCCTGTCGGAGCTCTCCATGCGCGCGCTCGCCAACGACGGCGCGACCGCGTCCCGCCAGGAGCCCGCCTGCACCACGCCGGACGACCTGGCGAAGGCCGTTGGCGAGATGCCCCGCATCCGCCCGCCGGAGCCCTCCTTCACGGCTCCGCCGGAGTACCAGCGCACGACGTACCAGCAGGGCACGTACGGCCGCGGCGCACCGCCTCCGGGCGCCACGCAGGTCATCCAGCCCCCGCCGCCCCCATTGCAGAGCCGCACCGGCAAGGCCCTCAAATGGGCCGTTTCGGCGCTGCTCATCGCCGCGCTCGGCCTGGGCAGCTGGCAGCTGGCGGACGCCCTCATGGACCACGACAACAAGTCGGGGGACTCGGGCACCTCGCAGACGTCCGAGGGCGGCGACAAGAACAAGCCCAAGCCGGGCAAGCCGATCACGATCCAGAACGCCCAGGCGAGCGGCATGGGCGGGGAATTCAAGAAGTCCACCGAGGGCGGCTCCGAGCTCTGGCGCACCGCGACGTACAACGAGGGGCCCAACCTCGCCCCGTACAAGCCGGGTGCCGGCATCGTCTACGACCTGGGATCGGAAAAGCAGCTCTCGGACGTGTCGATCAAGCTCCTGTACAGCGGTGACCACACGACGATCTCACTGCACGCGGCCGACTCGATGTCGCCCACAGGACCTGCCGGCTCGATGAAGAAGATCGGCTCGGGCGAAGCAACCGGCAGCTCCTTGAAGATCAAGGCGAACTCCAAGGTGAAGACCCGGTACGTACTCCTCTGGGTGACGGCGGTTCCGTCGGTCCCGGCCGAGCAGTACCGGGGCGCCGGCTTCCGGCAGGGCATCACGGGCGTCCAGTTCAAGGGTCTCAAGGGCTGA
- the sigM gene encoding RNA polymerase sigma factor SigM, translating to MDDAAHGELSDQDLLSRHVDGDKDAFGELVRRHRDRLWAVALRTLGDREEAADAVQDALVSAYRAAHTFRGQSAVTTWLHRITVNACLDRARKAASRKTSPVDDTERLDQLLEPHESAAAPVERGDLHRELLRALNTLPPDQRAALVLVDMQGYPVAEAAQVLDVPTGTVKSRCARGRARLLPLLTHLRTAPPGESGPGSQGEGKRAAPGRNRTQGTTVPPAADPPRTGSSQDTEPGDSAAVKGGGGRA from the coding sequence GTGGACGACGCCGCGCACGGTGAGCTGAGCGACCAGGACCTCCTGTCCCGCCACGTCGACGGCGACAAGGACGCCTTCGGCGAACTCGTCCGCCGCCACCGAGACCGGCTGTGGGCCGTGGCCCTGCGCACCCTCGGAGACCGTGAGGAGGCCGCGGACGCCGTCCAGGACGCCCTGGTCTCCGCGTACCGGGCCGCGCACACCTTCCGCGGCCAGTCCGCCGTGACGACCTGGCTGCACCGCATCACCGTGAACGCCTGCCTCGACCGGGCGCGCAAGGCCGCCTCCCGGAAGACCTCGCCCGTCGACGACACCGAGCGCCTGGACCAGCTCCTCGAACCGCACGAGTCCGCCGCGGCACCGGTCGAGCGCGGCGATCTGCACCGGGAGCTCCTGCGGGCGCTCAACACGCTGCCGCCCGACCAGCGGGCCGCCCTCGTCCTGGTGGACATGCAGGGCTATCCCGTGGCCGAGGCAGCCCAGGTGCTCGACGTCCCCACCGGCACGGTGAAGAGCCGCTGCGCACGGGGCAGAGCGAGGCTCCTGCCCCTCCTGACCCATCTGCGGACGGCGCCACCGGGCGAAAGCGGCCCCGGCAGCCAGGGCGAAGGAAAAAGGGCCGCCCCAGGAAGGAACCGGACGCAGGGGACAACCGTCCCACCGGCAGCGGACCCCCCGCGTACGGGGTCGTCCCAGGACACGGAACCCGGCGATTCAGCGGCAGTGAAGGGCGGAGGTGGGCGAGCGTGA
- a CDS encoding anti-sigma factor family protein, whose translation MTTTTDSTGHPDVSEISDLTEGLLSPSRTLDVRRHLDECALCTDVYDSLEEIRGMLGTLPGPSRMPADVAERIDAALAAEALLDSAVTDDAGASPSAHEAETASRREPSLESGREPSLEPVGASVTEGAAHVSRETSASEPSEATASSSKSATSAGTATGSGSGTHGPSGRPRAATGPGRGGRFRGRRRRTAALGAVFTAAALGLGALLIQPWDDSEGSQKATAGRTASADAFSKGKLKDRVNKMLTGEQRIAGTEDTPSPKQSIGPQTTPARPKKGATEPDDYVEIPACIERSLGGGAPLAADKGTYEGKSAYLVVVPHKTDGTKVSAYIVDAACVNESSSPDATGKVLLVESYNRN comes from the coding sequence GTGACCACGACGACGGACTCGACTGGGCACCCGGACGTCTCCGAGATCTCCGACCTCACCGAGGGCCTGCTCTCGCCGTCCCGCACCCTCGATGTGCGGCGGCATCTGGACGAATGCGCGCTCTGTACCGACGTCTACGACTCCCTCGAAGAGATTCGCGGCATGCTCGGCACGCTGCCCGGGCCCTCGCGCATGCCCGCCGATGTCGCGGAGCGCATCGACGCGGCCCTCGCGGCCGAGGCGCTCCTGGACTCCGCGGTCACGGACGACGCGGGCGCTTCCCCGTCAGCTCACGAAGCCGAGACCGCTTCCAGGCGTGAACCGAGCCTTGAATCCGGCCGCGAACCGAGCCTCGAACCTGTCGGCGCATCCGTCACCGAGGGCGCCGCTCATGTTTCACGTGAAACATCGGCCTCCGAGCCGAGCGAAGCGACCGCTTCATCGAGCAAGTCCGCAACCTCAGCCGGTACCGCAACCGGCAGTGGCAGCGGCACCCACGGCCCGTCCGGACGTCCCCGTGCGGCCACCGGTCCGGGGCGAGGCGGTCGTTTCCGGGGTCGGCGTCGGCGTACCGCGGCCCTCGGTGCCGTGTTCACCGCTGCCGCCCTGGGGCTGGGTGCACTGCTGATCCAGCCGTGGGACGACTCAGAGGGCTCGCAGAAGGCCACGGCGGGCCGAACGGCAAGCGCCGACGCCTTCTCCAAGGGCAAGCTCAAGGACCGCGTCAACAAGATGCTCACTGGCGAGCAGAGGATCGCCGGCACCGAGGACACGCCCTCTCCCAAGCAGAGCATCGGCCCCCAGACCACCCCGGCCCGCCCGAAGAAGGGCGCGACGGAACCCGACGACTACGTCGAGATTCCCGCCTGTATCGAGCGGAGCCTCGGCGGCGGAGCCCCCCTGGCCGCGGACAAGGGCACCTACGAAGGCAAGAGCGCCTACCTGGTCGTGGTGCCGCACAAGACCGACGGCACCAAGGTGTCCGCGTATATCGTCGATGCCGCCTGTGTGAACGAGTCCTCGTCGCCCGACGCCACCGGCAAGGTACTGCTCGTCGAGTCCTACAACCGGAACTGA
- the trxB gene encoding thioredoxin-disulfide reductase yields the protein MTDVRNVIIIGSGPAGYTAALYTARASLKPLVFEGAVTAGGALMNTTDVENFPGFQDGIMGPELMDNMRAQAERFGAELVPDDVVSVDLTGEIKTVTDTAGTVHRAKAVIVTTGSQHRKLSLPNEDALSGRGVSWCATCDGFFFKDQDIAVIGGGDTAMEEATFLSRFAKSVTVVHRRDSLRASKAMQERAFADPKIKFVWDSEVAEIKGEQKLAGLTLRNVKTGETSELPVTGLFIAIGHDPRTELFKGQLDLDGEGYLKVDAPSTRTNLTGVFAAGDVVDHTYRQAITAAGTGCAAALDAERFLAALADSETAAAAAV from the coding sequence GTGACCGACGTCCGTAACGTGATCATCATCGGCTCCGGGCCCGCCGGCTACACGGCGGCGCTCTACACCGCGCGCGCGTCCCTGAAGCCTCTGGTGTTCGAGGGCGCCGTCACCGCGGGCGGCGCGCTGATGAACACCACCGATGTGGAGAACTTCCCGGGCTTCCAGGACGGCATCATGGGCCCGGAGCTCATGGACAACATGCGCGCCCAGGCCGAGCGCTTCGGCGCCGAGCTCGTGCCCGACGACGTGGTCTCCGTCGACCTCACCGGTGAGATCAAGACCGTCACGGACACGGCCGGCACGGTGCACCGCGCGAAGGCCGTCATCGTGACGACGGGTTCCCAGCACCGCAAGCTGAGCCTGCCGAACGAGGACGCGCTGTCCGGCCGTGGCGTCTCCTGGTGCGCGACCTGCGACGGGTTCTTCTTCAAGGACCAGGACATCGCCGTCATCGGCGGTGGCGACACCGCGATGGAGGAGGCGACCTTCCTCTCCCGGTTCGCCAAGTCCGTGACGGTCGTCCACCGCCGCGACAGCCTGCGTGCCTCCAAGGCGATGCAGGAGCGCGCCTTCGCCGACCCGAAGATCAAGTTCGTCTGGGACAGCGAGGTCGCCGAGATCAAGGGCGAGCAGAAGCTCGCCGGTCTCACCCTGCGCAACGTCAAGACGGGCGAGACGTCCGAGCTGCCGGTGACCGGCCTGTTCATCGCGATCGGCCACGACCCGCGCACCGAGCTCTTCAAGGGCCAGCTGGACCTGGATGGTGAGGGCTACCTGAAGGTCGACGCGCCGTCGACCCGGACGAACCTCACCGGTGTCTTCGCCGCCGGTGACGTCGTCGACCACACCTACCGCCAGGCGATCACGGCGGCGGGCACCGGCTG